One genomic region from Manis pentadactyla isolate mManPen7 chromosome 12, mManPen7.hap1, whole genome shotgun sequence encodes:
- the PRR18 gene encoding proline-rich protein 18, translated as MIRRLGGAMPFPPVPPPLSAPAPGVPAARPPPRRPGAPRKAAAPACSLPGPPPPAAAGEKKRRPPERSEGLLSSSWPSATLRRPPGRRAPGAAPPRATPQAAPGRQRVPATCSALRPAGCGDSPAGDTASGPRAAGAGAGPDDAVRFSLSLTPEAVLVIQRRHLEKQLLARPRRLLPSPNADPRRPLATCPRARAVGPGRGGAPGGLEASPAPGLRRRLQPPRAPLLPGGLQVPDPVPRPADLRPVLKVSLLNERHKYDDVEYEEEAEALDEGLVRKCTEWLRGVESAAAARDRAEPVDMLPHLSTL; from the coding sequence ATGATCCGCCGGCTCGGAGGCGCCATGCCCTTCCCGCCCGTGCCGCCGCCGCTGTCCGCCCCCGCCCCGGGAGTccccgccgcccgcccgccgccccgGAGGCCCGGCGCTCCCCGGAAGGCGGCCGCGCCCGCCTGCTCCCTGCCCGGgcccccgccgcccgccgcgGCCGGGGAGAAGAAGAGGCGGCCGCCCGAGCGGTCCGAGGGCCTGCTGTCCAGCTCCTGGCCCTCGGCCACCCTGAGGCGGCCGCCCGGCCGGCGCGCCCCCGGCGCGGCCCCTCCGCGCGCCACGCCCCAGGCCGCGCCCGGCCGCCAGCGCGTCCCGGCCACGTGCTCCGCGCTCCGGCCGGCCGGCTGCGGCGACAGCCCCGCGGGGGACACAGCCTCGGGGCCGCGGGCCGCCGGCGCGGGGGCCGGGCCCGACGATGCCGTGCGCTTCTCCCTGAGCCTCACCCCCGAGGCCGTCCTGGTCATCCAGAGGCGCCACCTGGAGAAGCAGCTGTTGGCGCGGCCTCGCCGGCTGCTCCCCTCGCCCAACGCCGACCCCAGGCGCCCTCTCGCCACCTGCCCCCGGGCCAGGGCCGTGGGCCCGGGGAGGGGCGGCGCCCCGGGAGGCCTGGAGGCGTCCCCGGCCCCGGGCCTCCGCCGTCGCTTGCAGCCGCCCCGCGCCCCGCTGCTGCCCGGCGGCCTCCAGGTCCCCGACCCCGTCCCGCGGCCGGCTGACCTGCGCCCGGTGCTCAAGGTGTCGCTGCTCAACGAGCGTCACAAGTACGACGACGTGGAGTACGAGGAGGAGGCCGAGGCCCTGGACGAGGGCCTGGTGCGCAAGTGCACTGAGTGGCTGCGCGGCGTGGAGTCGGCGGCCGCTGCGCGCGACCGCGCTGAGCCGGTGGACATGCTGCCGCACCTGAGCACGCTGTGA